The following are encoded in a window of Methylicorpusculum oleiharenae genomic DNA:
- a CDS encoding NUDIX hydrolase, producing the protein MVWKPHVTVAAIVEEDNRFLLVEEETSKGLAFNQPAGHLEKGEDLLTAVKREVHEETGWLFEPESLVAVQLWSRNSDYPTFLRVCFSGKVHSFDPSVILDDGIVATHWLTKPELEKLGRLRSPLVMICINEYLNGQKFPLSITQNFLDLDL; encoded by the coding sequence ATGGTTTGGAAACCCCATGTTACTGTTGCCGCAATCGTAGAAGAAGATAATCGCTTTCTTCTGGTTGAGGAGGAAACCTCAAAAGGGCTGGCATTTAATCAACCGGCTGGCCACTTGGAAAAAGGTGAGGATTTACTCACCGCCGTCAAACGTGAAGTCCATGAGGAGACCGGTTGGCTTTTTGAGCCGGAAAGTCTGGTTGCAGTTCAATTGTGGAGTAGAAATTCTGATTATCCGACATTTTTGCGAGTGTGTTTTTCAGGTAAAGTTCATTCTTTTGATCCTTCTGTGATCCTGGATGACGGAATTGTTGCGACGCATTGGCTGACTAAGCCTGAACTTGAAAAGTTGGGCCGGTTGCGAAGTCCTTTGGTGATGATTTGTATCAATGAGTACCTCAATGGTCAAAAATTTCCGTTATCTATAACACAAAACTTTCTAGATCTGGATTTATGA
- the hemH gene encoding ferrochelatase, giving the protein MKSKTAILLLNLGTPDSPSRWDVGSYLSQFLNDPRVIDIPWLARKILVNCIIVPFRSGSSSKLYKAIWDKEYGSPLLKHTVDLQNKLQKAVGGDIKVEMAMRYKNPSMDVVLERMRKEGFHKIIVFPLFPQYASSSTGSALQRFMEIVSRWWVIPEIKIISQYFDNDDFINCIVNRGKKYDLNQYDHIIFSYHGLPERQVDKVYNDGYLCKDHDCEESLTETNYYCYKAACYQTTKAVVEKLGIPEDKFTLSFQSRLDNKWLTPFSDKVIEELALKGAKKLLVFSPAFTADCLETVYEIGTEYQEIFHKHGGEKIQLVESLNSGDDWVETIKKIALSA; this is encoded by the coding sequence GTGAAATCAAAAACCGCCATTTTGCTTTTGAATTTGGGAACCCCTGATAGTCCGAGCCGATGGGATGTAGGAAGCTATTTGAGTCAGTTTTTAAATGACCCGCGAGTGATTGATATTCCTTGGTTAGCCAGAAAAATTCTGGTCAATTGTATTATTGTGCCGTTTCGCTCCGGCAGTTCTTCGAAGCTTTATAAGGCAATCTGGGACAAGGAATATGGCTCGCCGTTACTGAAACACACGGTTGATCTGCAAAATAAGCTACAAAAAGCCGTGGGCGGCGACATAAAAGTTGAGATGGCTATGCGTTACAAAAATCCGAGTATGGATGTTGTGCTGGAACGCATGCGTAAGGAAGGCTTTCATAAAATTATCGTTTTTCCGTTATTTCCACAATATGCATCCAGCAGCACAGGCAGTGCTTTACAAAGGTTTATGGAAATCGTCAGCCGGTGGTGGGTGATTCCCGAGATTAAAATTATTTCCCAGTATTTTGATAACGATGACTTTATCAATTGCATTGTCAATCGAGGTAAAAAATACGATCTTAATCAATATGATCACATTATCTTCAGCTACCATGGTTTACCTGAAAGACAGGTTGATAAGGTCTATAATGATGGGTACTTATGCAAGGATCATGATTGCGAAGAGAGCTTAACAGAGACTAATTATTACTGTTATAAAGCGGCTTGTTACCAAACCACAAAAGCCGTGGTTGAAAAACTGGGTATACCCGAAGACAAATTTACCTTGAGCTTTCAAAGCCGGTTGGACAATAAATGGTTAACGCCTTTCAGTGATAAAGTCATCGAAGAACTTGCGTTGAAAGGTGCCAAAAAATTGCTGGTTTTTTCGCCCGCATTTACTGCGGATTGTCTTGAAACTGTCTACGAAATTGGTACTGAATACCAGGAGATATTTCATAAACACGGCGGAGAAAAGATACAGCTGGTGGAAAGTTTAAACAGTGGCGATGACTGGGTTGAAACGATTAAAAAAATAGCGCTTTCAGCTTAG
- the clpS gene encoding ATP-dependent Clp protease adapter ClpS, giving the protein MSDLIPSRDSDVGLATQEAKPQLKKPPLYKVILLNDDFTPMDFVVEILIEFFNMSLEKATQVMLQVHTQGVGVCGTYSKDVAETKVHMVNKYSRDHQHPLMCSMEKA; this is encoded by the coding sequence ATGTCTGATTTAATTCCATCACGAGATAGCGATGTCGGGTTGGCTACTCAGGAGGCTAAGCCTCAACTGAAAAAACCCCCATTGTATAAAGTCATTCTCTTGAATGATGATTTCACCCCTATGGATTTTGTCGTAGAGATTTTGATTGAATTTTTCAACATGTCACTTGAAAAGGCGACTCAGGTCATGCTTCAAGTTCATACCCAGGGCGTTGGCGTCTGCGGAACCTATTCCAAAGATGTCGCGGAAACAAAAGTTCACATGGTCAATAAATACTCGAGGGATCATCAGCACCCTTTGATGTGTTCAATGGAAAAAGCGTAG
- a CDS encoding arginyltransferase, whose translation MTTINLYVSGEYPCGYLKNHIARSAFVHPSEAINNALYSDLIALGFRRSGDNVYRPSCTSCNACIPTRLKVSEFMPNRSQKRCIARNQKTEVVIKPDLFDAGQFALYKRYLASRHNEHGNLELEADDFMGFLGSHWCNTHFVEFRNEGAMFAVAVVDQVENGLSAVYTFFDPDFSDYSPGVYAVLWQIEHARQLKLDWLYLGFWIKQCQKMAYKSNYQPLQLFDGKQWVDYPGDEDETG comes from the coding sequence ATGACAACCATCAATCTTTATGTGTCTGGTGAATATCCCTGCGGTTACCTTAAAAATCATATTGCGCGCTCCGCGTTTGTGCATCCTTCCGAGGCTATTAATAACGCACTGTATTCTGATCTGATAGCTTTGGGTTTTCGCCGCAGCGGTGACAATGTTTACAGGCCGAGTTGCACGTCTTGTAATGCGTGTATTCCAACGCGGCTCAAGGTGTCTGAGTTTATGCCCAATCGCAGCCAAAAGCGCTGTATTGCGCGTAACCAAAAGACCGAAGTTGTTATCAAGCCGGATCTATTCGATGCCGGTCAGTTTGCTTTGTACAAGCGATATCTGGCCAGCAGGCATAACGAACACGGCAATTTGGAATTGGAAGCAGATGACTTTATGGGGTTTCTTGGCAGTCATTGGTGTAATACGCATTTTGTAGAATTCCGTAATGAGGGCGCAATGTTTGCGGTAGCGGTTGTCGATCAAGTTGAAAATGGCTTGTCCGCAGTCTATACGTTTTTTGATCCGGACTTTTCTGATTACAGTCCGGGTGTATATGCTGTTCTTTGGCAAATTGAACACGCCAGACAACTAAAGCTGGACTGGCTTTACCTCGGATTTTGGATAAAACAGTGCCAAAAAATGGCTTATAAAAGTAATTACCAACCCTTACAGTTGTTCGATGGCAAGCAATGGGTCGATTATCCGGGTGATGAGGATGAAACAGGTTGA
- the infA gene encoding translation initiation factor IF-1: MSKEDQIEMEGKVVETLPNTMFRVELENGHVVTAHISGKMRKHYIRILTGDKVKVEMTPYDLSKGRITFRMR; encoded by the coding sequence ATGTCAAAAGAAGATCAAATTGAAATGGAAGGTAAGGTTGTTGAAACCCTTCCAAACACCATGTTTAGAGTAGAGCTTGAAAACGGACACGTTGTAACGGCCCACATTTCCGGAAAAATGCGTAAGCATTACATCAGAATTTTAACAGGTGATAAGGTTAAAGTTGAAATGACGCCTTATGATCTGAGCAAAGGAAGAATAACATTCCGCATGCGCTAG
- the purB gene encoding adenylosuccinate lyase: protein MTNFALTAISPIDGRYAGKVGAFRPIFSEYGLIRYRVQVEVRWLQALAEHPQIKEVQQFSEATLSFLDTLVEQFSEQDAQRIKDIEKTTNHDVKAVEYWLKEKTAQNAELTAVNEFFHFACTSEDINNLSYALMLKEGRSVLLGQINECIDAIRKIAHATAAQPMLSRTHGQSATPTTTGKEFANVVARMQRQTRQLEQVELLGKINGAVGNYNAHAVAYPEVDWPGFSKAFVESLGLTWNPYTIQIEPHDYIAEFFHALSRFNTVLLDFNRDIWSYISLGYFKQKTVAGEVGSSTMPHKVNPIDFENSEGNLGIANAIMNFLSEKLPVSRWQRDLTDSTVLRNIGVGIAHTSIALQSTLKGLSKLEINAQAIEADLDANWEVLAEPIQTVMRRYGIEKPYEKLKELTRGHRITPEQMQHFIESLDMPADAKAELMQLTPRSYTGYAEKLARDI from the coding sequence ATGACAAATTTTGCTTTAACTGCCATCTCACCCATTGACGGACGTTATGCCGGCAAAGTCGGAGCTTTTCGGCCAATATTCAGCGAATACGGTTTAATTCGCTACCGGGTTCAGGTTGAAGTGCGTTGGCTGCAAGCATTGGCTGAACATCCTCAGATTAAAGAGGTGCAGCAGTTTAGCGAAGCTACCTTGAGCTTTCTCGATACGCTGGTGGAACAGTTTTCCGAACAGGATGCCCAGCGGATCAAGGATATTGAAAAAACCACGAATCATGATGTGAAAGCAGTTGAGTATTGGCTTAAAGAAAAAACCGCCCAGAATGCTGAGTTAACAGCGGTCAACGAATTCTTCCATTTTGCCTGCACGTCTGAAGACATCAATAATCTGTCTTACGCCTTGATGTTAAAAGAAGGGCGGAGCGTGTTACTGGGTCAAATCAACGAATGCATTGACGCAATCAGAAAAATTGCCCATGCAACTGCAGCACAGCCCATGTTGTCCCGGACCCATGGTCAGTCGGCCACTCCTACGACGACAGGAAAGGAATTTGCCAATGTTGTCGCGCGTATGCAGCGGCAAACCAGGCAGCTGGAACAGGTTGAGCTCTTGGGCAAGATCAATGGAGCGGTCGGCAATTACAATGCACATGCCGTCGCTTACCCGGAAGTCGATTGGCCTGGGTTTTCTAAAGCATTTGTGGAGTCACTGGGATTAACCTGGAACCCTTATACTATCCAGATAGAGCCGCATGACTATATCGCCGAGTTTTTTCATGCGTTATCGCGTTTTAACACTGTTTTACTGGATTTCAATCGCGATATCTGGAGTTATATTTCGCTGGGTTATTTCAAGCAAAAAACCGTTGCCGGGGAGGTCGGTTCGTCAACCATGCCTCATAAAGTCAATCCTATCGATTTTGAAAATTCTGAAGGTAATTTGGGTATTGCCAATGCCATCATGAATTTTTTAAGCGAAAAACTGCCCGTGTCCCGTTGGCAACGAGATCTCACCGATTCAACCGTACTGCGCAATATTGGTGTCGGTATTGCCCATACAAGTATTGCCTTGCAATCCACATTGAAAGGGTTGAGTAAGCTCGAAATCAATGCGCAGGCGATTGAAGCCGACCTGGATGCCAATTGGGAAGTATTGGCAGAACCGATACAAACCGTCATGCGCCGTTACGGCATAGAAAAACCCTATGAAAAACTCAAAGAGCTGACGCGCGGTCACCGAATTACTCCGGAGCAAATGCAGCATTTTATTGAAAGTCTGGATATGCCGGCCGACGCCAAAGCCGAACTCATGCAGTTAACACCGCGCAGCTATACGGGTTATGCGGAAAAACTGGCGCGTGATATCTAA
- the mnmA gene encoding tRNA 2-thiouridine(34) synthase MnmA: protein MSKKIIVGMSGGVDSSVTALILLEQGYDVTGLFMKNWEEDDGTEYCTAMEDLADAQQVCDKLGIPLKTVNFASEYWDEVFEVFLSEFEAGRTPNPDILCNKHVKFKAFLDYALDDLGADYIATGHYARVREHNGQYYLLKGLDPNKEQSYFLYTLGQPQLARTLFPIGHLHKPEIRAMAIKAGFDNAKKKDSTGICFIGERKFKEFLQRYLPTQPGDMRTPDGKFIAKHQGLMYYTLGQRQGLGIGGVKDAPDEPWYVLEKDLTNNVLIVGQGHDHPLMLHNTLVATKMDWCSNTPLVGSFKCRAKTRYRQADQDCLVTLLSDDRYQVHFDQPQRAITPGQSVVFYEGVTCLGGGIIESRANRDSDISVD from the coding sequence ATGAGCAAGAAAATTATCGTCGGCATGTCTGGAGGGGTCGATTCCTCAGTGACTGCGCTCATCCTGCTTGAACAAGGCTATGATGTGACCGGCTTGTTCATGAAAAACTGGGAAGAGGACGATGGCACCGAATACTGCACCGCGATGGAGGATTTGGCTGACGCTCAACAAGTCTGCGATAAGCTGGGTATTCCTCTTAAAACGGTCAATTTTGCCAGTGAATATTGGGACGAAGTATTCGAGGTGTTTTTATCCGAGTTTGAAGCCGGACGCACACCTAATCCCGATATCCTGTGTAACAAGCATGTCAAGTTTAAAGCCTTTCTGGATTATGCGCTGGATGATTTGGGCGCCGATTACATTGCGACAGGTCATTATGCACGAGTGCGTGAGCACAACGGCCAATACTATCTGTTGAAAGGCCTGGATCCCAACAAAGAGCAGAGCTATTTTCTTTATACTTTAGGGCAGCCTCAACTGGCCAGAACTCTGTTTCCTATCGGTCATCTTCATAAACCTGAAATACGGGCCATGGCTATAAAAGCCGGCTTCGATAACGCAAAAAAGAAAGACAGTACCGGGATTTGTTTTATTGGCGAACGGAAATTCAAGGAATTTCTGCAGCGCTATTTGCCGACCCAGCCGGGTGACATGCGCACACCTGACGGCAAATTCATCGCCAAGCACCAAGGGCTGATGTATTACACGCTGGGCCAGCGTCAGGGTTTGGGAATTGGCGGTGTAAAAGATGCGCCAGACGAACCTTGGTATGTCCTGGAAAAAGATTTAACGAATAATGTTTTGATTGTCGGACAGGGCCACGATCATCCGTTAATGCTGCATAATACGCTGGTGGCAACAAAAATGGATTGGTGTAGCAACACCCCTTTGGTCGGATCATTTAAATGCCGAGCCAAAACCCGGTATCGTCAAGCCGACCAGGATTGCCTGGTAACACTGCTGAGTGATGATCGCTATCAGGTACATTTTGACCAGCCTCAACGAGCCATAACGCCTGGGCAGTCGGTAGTTTTTTATGAGGGCGTAACGTGTCTGGGTGGCGGCATCATCGAATCCCGAGCCAATAGAGATTCTGACATAAGCGTTGATTAA
- a CDS encoding nucleoside recognition domain-containing protein, with protein MLNLIWVSFFFISFIAALVRFYMGGDDTVFAAIMASLFSQSKAAFEIALGLTGVLTLWLGIMKIGEQSGFIKLITQGLTPLFRKLMPEIPDNHPALGAMIMNLSANALGLDNAATPLGIKAMHELQTLNPNPDTASNAQIIFLVINTSAVTLFPVTIFTYRAQLGAANPTDVFIPILIATYFSTLIGFLAVAAIQKINIFDKVILAYLGGFTVFVGLLSAYFFRLEQAQMLAQSALLSNVTVFSLIIAFIAGAVYRRVDVYSTFIEGAKEGFQIAVGIIPYLVAMLVAIGVFRASGALEWIADGVKFVVRLWALDDRFVDALPTGLMKPFSGSGSRAMMIDTMQTLGADSFAGRLSCIVQGSTETTFYVLAVYFGAVGIKHIRHAAACGIIADFAGLVASIFVAYWFFA; from the coding sequence GTGCTTAACCTTATCTGGGTTAGTTTTTTTTTCATTTCTTTTATTGCCGCGTTGGTTCGGTTTTATATGGGTGGCGATGACACTGTTTTCGCTGCCATCATGGCGTCATTGTTCAGTCAGTCCAAAGCGGCATTCGAAATTGCGTTAGGGCTCACCGGAGTGCTTACCTTGTGGTTAGGCATCATGAAGATAGGGGAGCAGAGCGGCTTTATAAAATTAATCACCCAGGGTCTGACGCCGCTGTTTCGAAAGCTGATGCCCGAAATACCGGATAACCATCCGGCATTGGGTGCGATGATCATGAATCTTTCGGCTAATGCCCTGGGGCTTGATAATGCCGCGACGCCGTTGGGCATCAAAGCCATGCACGAATTGCAAACGTTAAACCCTAATCCCGATACGGCAAGCAATGCGCAAATCATTTTTTTGGTGATCAACACCTCTGCCGTGACCTTGTTTCCGGTCACCATTTTCACCTACCGCGCTCAACTCGGCGCGGCCAATCCTACCGATGTGTTCATCCCTATTCTGATCGCGACCTATTTTTCAACCTTGATAGGGTTTTTAGCAGTTGCCGCGATTCAGAAAATTAATATATTCGATAAAGTCATTTTGGCTTATCTGGGTGGCTTTACCGTGTTTGTGGGGTTGCTGTCAGCCTATTTTTTCCGGCTTGAGCAGGCGCAAATGCTGGCCCAATCGGCATTGCTCAGCAACGTGACGGTATTTTCTTTAATCATCGCGTTTATTGCCGGTGCGGTTTACCGGCGAGTCGATGTCTACAGCACTTTTATTGAAGGGGCCAAAGAAGGGTTTCAAATTGCAGTAGGCATTATTCCTTATCTGGTGGCCATGCTGGTGGCTATTGGCGTATTTCGTGCCAGCGGGGCACTGGAATGGATAGCGGATGGCGTAAAATTTGTTGTGCGCTTATGGGCTTTGGATGATCGTTTCGTCGATGCGTTGCCTACCGGTTTAATGAAGCCTTTCAGTGGCAGCGGTTCCCGTGCCATGATGATTGATACCATGCAAACGCTGGGCGCCGACTCATTTGCCGGTCGCTTGTCCTGTATCGTGCAGGGCAGTACCGAAACGACGTTTTATGTGCTGGCGGTTTATTTTGGCGCGGTAGGCATCAAACATATTCGTCATGCCGCGGCTTGTGGGATAATTGCCGACTTCGCAGGCTTAGTCGCCTCAATTTTTGTTGCTTATTGGTTTTTTGCATAA
- the mtaB gene encoding tRNA (N(6)-L-threonylcarbamoyladenosine(37)-C(2))-methylthiotransferase MtaB, whose product MLVHLKTLGCRLNEAELESWAQGFQKTGHQVTRQAEAADLIVINSCAVTQDAARKSRNLIRRIHRDNPTAKLVVSGCYASLNREEAEELMGVDLVIGNQDKDQLVEKTLAELNMDSMPVMSAEPGEMSLFARGRQRAFIKVQDGCRYRCTFCIVTVARGEESSRPIADVLEEINNLTRQNIQEIVLTGVHLGGYGHDRGTDLVALINTVLAETDVQRLRLGSLEPWELSEEFFELFKNPRVMPHLHLPLQSGCDTVLRRMARRCKTEEFAAIVKRLRDQVPDFNITTDIIVGFPGETEQEWEESFEFIRQTGFGHIHIFTYSKREGTKAATLPNPVPTEVKKLRSQELHSLASELKAAFYSANRGKTTQVLWEGYSEDLGDGSKRVFGYSPNYMRVACEVDAEQLLENCIIDTVLQEANEDFITGRLLL is encoded by the coding sequence ATGTTAGTTCATCTCAAAACACTGGGTTGCCGCTTGAACGAAGCCGAGCTGGAATCTTGGGCGCAAGGCTTTCAAAAGACGGGGCATCAAGTAACCCGGCAAGCCGAAGCAGCCGATTTGATCGTCATCAATTCCTGTGCCGTAACACAGGATGCTGCGCGTAAATCGCGCAATCTGATCCGGCGTATCCACCGTGATAATCCCACAGCAAAACTGGTCGTTAGCGGCTGTTATGCCAGTTTGAACCGTGAAGAAGCGGAAGAACTGATGGGGGTGGATCTGGTGATCGGCAATCAGGACAAAGACCAGCTGGTCGAAAAAACGCTGGCTGAATTGAACATGGACAGTATGCCGGTGATGTCGGCAGAACCCGGAGAAATGTCGCTGTTTGCCCGCGGCAGGCAACGTGCGTTTATCAAGGTACAGGACGGTTGCCGGTATCGTTGCACATTTTGCATCGTTACCGTAGCCAGAGGAGAGGAGAGCAGTCGTCCGATCGCCGATGTGCTGGAAGAAATCAACAATCTGACGCGCCAAAATATTCAGGAAATTGTCTTGACCGGCGTCCACCTGGGTGGCTATGGTCACGATCGCGGTACCGATTTGGTTGCGCTGATCAATACGGTTCTGGCGGAAACTGACGTTCAGCGTCTTCGTTTAGGTTCACTGGAACCTTGGGAATTGTCTGAAGAATTTTTCGAACTGTTTAAAAATCCACGGGTCATGCCGCATTTGCATCTGCCCCTGCAAAGTGGATGTGATACTGTCCTGAGGCGAATGGCCAGACGCTGTAAAACCGAGGAATTTGCCGCAATTGTAAAGCGTTTAAGAGATCAAGTGCCTGATTTTAATATCACCACTGATATCATTGTAGGGTTTCCCGGCGAAACCGAGCAGGAGTGGGAAGAGAGTTTCGAATTTATCAGGCAAACCGGTTTCGGTCATATACATATTTTTACATATTCAAAGCGCGAGGGTACCAAAGCCGCCACCTTGCCCAATCCAGTGCCAACTGAAGTCAAGAAGCTGCGCAGTCAGGAATTGCATAGTCTGGCCAGCGAGCTGAAAGCGGCGTTTTATTCAGCCAATCGGGGTAAAACTACACAAGTGCTTTGGGAAGGCTACAGTGAGGATTTGGGTGATGGCAGTAAAAGAGTGTTCGGCTATTCGCCCAACTACATGCGCGTTGCTTGTGAAGTGGATGCTGAGCAGCTTCTTGAAAACTGCATTATTGATACCGTTTTACAGGAAGCAAATGAAGACTTCATAACAGGAAGGCTTCTTTTATAG
- the clpA gene encoding ATP-dependent Clp protease ATP-binding subunit ClpA encodes MLSKELEVTLNNAFKNAHDKRHEFITVEHLLLGLLDNSTARPVLKACGCDIPKLQKELNQYIDETISLIPEGIQRETQPTLGFQRVLQRAVFHVQATDKKEVTGANLFVALFSEQDSHAVYLLNKHNISRLDVVNYLAHGVSKLDSDNENEADGESDMPSSISESSESPLDKYATNLNEEARRGNIDPLIGREIEVERTIQVLCRRRKNNPLLVGEAGVGKTAIAEGLAKRIVEEQVPEVLNGCTIYSLDLGALVAGTKYRGDFEKRLKGLINQLKKQPEAILFIDEIHTIIGAGSASGGVMDASNLIKPVLASGQLRCIGSTTYKEYRGIFEKDHALARRFQKIDVVEPTVEDTVLILKGLKSRFEEHHDIKYSHEALRLAAELSDRYITDRQLPDKAIDVIDEAGAKQRLLPASERKQIIDTLEIEDIVSKIARVPAKSVSSSDAEKLEALEKNLKMLVFGQDEAISALASAIKLSRAGLRDTQKTIGSFLFSGPTGVGKTEVTRQLAKVLGVELIRFDMSEYMERHTVSRLIGAPPGYVGFDQGGLLTEQVNKHPHAVLLLDELEKAHPDVFNLLLQVMDHGTLTDNNGRRADFRNIILVMTTNAGASEGSRASIGFTHQDHATDSLKAIEKMFSPEFRNRLDAIIQFKPLDISIVGHVVDKFIFELEAILTEKNVTLMLDTDARLWLAENGCDPKMGARPMARLIQEKIKKPLANDLLFGKLVKGGHVRIFVENNELAFSIESKELAVSERS; translated from the coding sequence ATGTTAAGTAAAGAGCTAGAGGTCACGCTTAATAACGCATTTAAAAATGCCCATGACAAACGTCATGAGTTCATAACGGTTGAACATTTGCTGCTGGGATTGCTCGACAATTCAACAGCAAGGCCGGTTTTAAAAGCTTGCGGCTGCGATATCCCTAAACTTCAGAAAGAATTGAATCAGTATATCGATGAAACAATTTCTTTAATTCCTGAAGGCATTCAACGAGAAACCCAACCGACACTGGGTTTTCAGCGGGTTTTGCAACGGGCTGTTTTTCATGTTCAGGCGACTGACAAAAAAGAAGTCACAGGTGCCAATTTGTTCGTAGCCCTGTTCAGTGAACAGGACTCTCATGCGGTTTATCTGCTGAACAAACATAACATTTCCCGGCTGGATGTCGTCAACTACCTTGCTCACGGCGTTTCCAAACTTGATTCGGATAATGAAAATGAAGCCGATGGCGAGTCCGATATGCCCAGCAGCATTTCCGAATCGTCAGAAAGTCCGCTGGATAAATATGCCACCAATCTTAATGAAGAAGCCAGACGCGGCAATATTGACCCTCTGATAGGTCGTGAAATTGAAGTTGAACGCACCATTCAGGTTCTGTGCAGAAGACGCAAAAACAATCCCTTACTGGTCGGTGAGGCGGGCGTAGGCAAAACGGCAATAGCTGAAGGGCTTGCCAAACGGATCGTCGAGGAACAAGTCCCCGAAGTCCTGAACGGCTGCACGATTTATTCGCTTGATCTGGGCGCCTTAGTAGCAGGCACCAAGTACCGCGGCGATTTTGAAAAACGTCTGAAAGGACTGATCAATCAATTGAAAAAACAGCCTGAAGCCATTCTTTTCATTGATGAAATACACACCATAATTGGAGCCGGATCGGCCTCGGGCGGCGTCATGGATGCTTCCAATCTCATTAAACCGGTGCTCGCATCCGGTCAGCTGCGCTGCATTGGCTCAACTACGTACAAAGAATATCGCGGTATTTTTGAAAAAGATCATGCCTTGGCCCGCCGCTTCCAGAAAATTGACGTGGTAGAACCTACCGTCGAAGATACTGTGTTGATTTTGAAAGGCTTAAAATCACGGTTTGAAGAACATCACGATATCAAATATTCTCACGAAGCCCTGCGATTGGCGGCTGAACTGTCAGACCGCTACATTACTGACCGCCAATTGCCTGACAAAGCCATTGACGTGATTGACGAAGCAGGCGCAAAACAGCGGTTGCTTCCGGCATCAGAGCGCAAACAAATCATTGATACCCTTGAAATTGAGGACATCGTTTCCAAAATTGCCAGGGTGCCTGCCAAATCAGTCTCTTCCAGTGACGCTGAGAAACTTGAAGCATTGGAAAAAAATCTTAAGATGCTGGTATTTGGTCAGGATGAAGCCATCTCTGCGCTTGCCTCTGCTATCAAACTATCCCGAGCGGGTCTGCGTGATACCCAGAAGACGATCGGTTCTTTCCTGTTTTCAGGACCTACAGGGGTAGGAAAAACAGAAGTCACCCGTCAGTTGGCAAAAGTTCTAGGCGTTGAATTGATCCGGTTTGATATGTCCGAATACATGGAAAGACATACCGTTTCAAGATTGATTGGCGCACCTCCCGGCTATGTAGGTTTTGATCAGGGCGGCTTATTGACCGAACAGGTTAACAAGCATCCTCATGCCGTATTGTTACTTGATGAACTGGAGAAAGCGCACCCAGATGTATTCAACCTGTTATTACAGGTGATGGATCACGGCACGCTGACTGACAACAATGGCCGCCGGGCTGATTTTCGCAATATCATCCTGGTGATGACTACGAATGCAGGCGCATCCGAAGGCAGCCGGGCATCGATTGGCTTCACTCATCAGGATCATGCGACCGACAGCTTGAAAGCGATAGAAAAAATGTTCTCTCCAGAGTTTAGAAACCGGCTGGATGCCATCATTCAATTCAAACCACTGGACATTTCTATCGTAGGTCACGTCGTTGACAAGTTTATTTTTGAACTTGAAGCGATCTTGACTGAAAAAAATGTCACTCTGATGCTTGATACAGACGCCAGGCTATGGCTTGCCGAAAACGGATGCGACCCAAAAATGGGAGCAAGACCCATGGCCAGACTTATTCAAGAAAAAATCAAGAAACCGTTAGCAAATGATCTGCTCTTCGGCAAACTGGTGAAAGGCGGACACGTCCGGATTTTTGTGGAAAATAATGAACTAGCCTTCTCAATAGAAAGCAAAGAACTTGCTGTATCAGAGAGAAGTTAA